A window of Aequoribacter fuscus genomic DNA:
GTCTTCAGCGCGAGGCCGAACTAGCCACACAGAAGGCGATTGAAATTCGTAGCCGGCCCGAGTACGTGGCTTGGACTGTTATTAAAGACGGCTGTTCATTCTTTAAATCCAACGGCAGATGCCCTCCTAAGGGTCGACTTACGCAAATGCATAACAGATATGGGAGCTGGACACTTGTTCACAAGCGAATCATCGAAAAAGGCTTTGGCGGCAAGAACTTTTTGTGGCTGCGCGACCAAAACAAACTTGAGCTAACAAGCGAATGGTTTATCGCCCGCCACGCGCCTGAGTTGGTCAACGCTGAAACTAGAGCTGCACTTAATGCTCTGCTAGCACCTCCTGCAAACTCCAAATCATTGGCGGCATAAGGTGTCCAATAAAGACAGGATTATCAAGTCACATCTACCACACGGCGTCGAGCTTCACTACACAGCTCATCGGGAACGAGCTGCTGAGTTTCGCTGCGAAGGGTGCAACACACATTTGTGCTGGGCATCAGTGGAAGATTTGCAAACTTGGAGGGATCTTGGCGCAAAGCTGAAACCCAAAGTCACGCCAAGGGACAACATCAAGGTGGTCGCAACTAGTGGAGGCAACAATGAAAAAAAAGCATGAGAAACATCCCTGCATCGTGCGCCCAGTGCCGAAGTCGTCGCCTCATAGATACGAGGTCTACTGCACGAGATGCAAGAAGCACGTGCAATGGGCAAAGCCGAATCTCTACGAAGCACACATGGCTTTGCTCACTGAAAAGTAACCGTGTCGCATAAAGCGACAAACTGAATCACTCGCACTAAACCCATTGTCCGCACGCTTGCGAGTGTGTGGCTGCGGACACTTTTGTCTCAAAAAGGAGATCGATATGACTATCTCAATCCAAAACCGTCCATCTGAACAACACAAGGAGCAGACATTTATGCCAACTCAAACCGCAACAGCCATAACCAATGCTAACCAAAACCAGGAGCAATTTATGAACTATCCAACTGCCAATTTTCTGATGACATCGCCGGCCAAGACTCGCACTGAAAGCATCATCATCCAAAATGAACATGGCGTGATGATTGAGCAATCTCTGCGTAATGTGTCTGTTATGGCAAGCACTTGGTATAAAAACAGTACGAGCCAGCTCTACGCTGTATTAGGCCAATGTTATGAACTGCATTATTTGGTTGAAAAAGCCGATAGCAGCCAGCGAGACAAGTACAGGGATGACGTCAAAGCAGCTTATGTCGCTTTAGGAGGCGCCCAAGGCGCAAATTCACTGCTAAGTCGCATTGTTAGCGTGGTTTTCAATTTCGCTGATTTAGACAGGCGCCAACGCAGCCGCTATAGCAGCGTTATCAAAGCTGCCTATGTAAGTGAGCAACAGCCTACTGATGCAGCTGGTTTCATAAATTGGTTAGAGCATGCTGGCGGCATTGTGGCTGCGCTGGAGAAGCGTAGCGACACCAGCAGCACAAAAGTCGAGCAAAGCGAAATCAATGAAACTGTTCGAGCAATGCCTGCAAAAGCGCAGCTGAACATTGCTAACAGCGGCAATAGGTTTGTGGTGTTGCTAGCGCAACCCATAGACAGTGAAACAGTGGAAGTGCTGTATCAATTTGAGGAGGATTCGATTGGGGATTCATTGGCTACCAAGGCCTATAAAGCTCAACTGAAGCTGGCTAAAGACGCTGAAAAGCGCTCAACAGCTGCTATCGCTGCGGACAGGCTGGCTGGCGAAGGCGCTGGACAGGAGGTAGCGTAATGTTACCTGCAAATATTGATGACGTTGTGCTCACTCACTCAGCTGAAGAACGGCACATAAAGCGACTAGTGATGGGGAAGCTAAGCTTCCCCAATCACGCCAAAAGCGGATTGCTGCTGTACGGCAAATACGGCACTGGTAAAACCACTCTGGCTCACTTGTTAGCCGTTTTACTAGAGCATCTGCACGCGGATGACTCAGATAAAACCAGCTACAACTGGTGCTACGACTATCGCAGCACGCGAGTCAGCGTCACACCAGAACAATCAGCGATGGCTGACGTGACGCCAGCCAGCTTTACACTCATCAACTGCGGCAAGCATCACAGCAACAGCAGCACGAGCGTGGTGCAGCGTATTGAGGACATCAGCCTCAACAGTCTGAAATATGGCTGTGTGGCTGGCAGCTTCAACCACTTTGTACTTGATGAGCTGGACTGCTGGAGTGCGGCTGCACAAGCCAACCTGAAAGGACTCATCACTGACAGCCCTGCGTGGAATATCTTCTATGTGACAACCAATAAGAGGTACGACATTGACGAAGGCATCATCAGCAGGTGCATCAATGTTGAGCTTAATGGAGGTGAGCCAGAGCGGCACTTGCGAGTGCTTCGTCAGCACTATGAGCATCTGGCGAACTACACAGATGAGCAGCTGACTGGCGTGGTGACAGCTAGTGGTGGTGATTGGCGAGAGCTGGAGGATGCTGCATGTAGATTGTGATGCCCGCTGGCTCAAGTCCAAGTCCCGTCCGTCGCCCACAAAAAAGGGAGCCTCGTCAGCTCCCTTTTTTATGCTTTTGCTCGTTCCAGTAACCTGTGTACAACATCACCCGCTAGCGCCATATGAAACTCAGCCATTTGCTGCCATCTGCTCTGTAGGCGTTGATTGGACTCAGTAGCTGCTGCACTTCGCCAAACACTACCTATGCCAGCAAGCTCCCCATATAGATTTAGCAGTACATCATTGCTGACATCTCTGCCTTTGTTTCTCCTGTTGCACAGATAACTGCGACTGGTTTTTAGGTATTTGGTAGTAAATTCATTCTCAGTGAGTTTTCTGTCTACTGTTTTCAGTTGAGCGAATATTTCATCTGTTATCAATTTGAACTCCTTTGTTGTTGTGAATGGTTTTGATTGGTTTTGATATTTCAGTCATTACTAAGCAAACACAGCCCTCTGCTGTGATAAATACAACGGAGGCATCCGCTTCACCGCTTATTGCTGTGCTTACGTATGAAGCTGGCTTTCGTGCAGAAAACATCCTCGTTGCGCTGATTTGCTTTAGCAGTGTCCTTGTTGCTGTACACGGACACTGCTTGCTGATTTTTTATCTGATTGCCACTTAGCTGGAAAAGGTAGTCGTCGCTCCAGTCACCAGCTCTATTCTGAATATCCAGCCAAGTGCGTTTTATGTGAGCCAGCAGTGACTCGTCTGACTGACTCCCGTAACGCTTCATCATCACATTAGCGTGATAGAAGCTGGCGCACTCAATACACACAGCTCTCTCAATGCGGCATTTTTTTGCTCCGCTTTGCTTGAGCTTCCTTTTTTCGTAACCCCACTCGTCGCACTCTAATCTGTAAAAAAGCTTCTGAACTTGCGCACTCAGCTGCTCGTAGCTGAGAGGATTTCTGCGAGCGTGCTGTTGGTAATTCAGCACGAAGTAAAAATCTGGTTGGACTCTCAAACATAGCTCTACGTAGGCTTTGGTTATCTGTTGGCTGTTCATGCAGTTATTTATCAATTCTGCTTAGTCGCGTAAGCAGAATTGGGTTATTTTTCGAAGCGCTGCTGGAACTCACGTTGACGCTGGATGTACTGCTTTCGCGCCTCTGGTGACTTCGCAAGTGCCTTGTTCAACTCGTACCGCAGTAGCTCGTACTGGGTACGCTCATCAGGTTCTATTCGGCCACCATTGAGACAGCTGTCCGCGGCATCCTGCAGCCCCCTACGTAGCTCTCGTCTGAAATTATGTAGCGGATCAGTGACTATCTCGTCATCACTTTCTTCGCGCTCGATGTCTTCTCTGTCCCGTTCAATGCGGCCGCTTCGCTTGGTTAACTTGCTGATGAAATGTTTACTCGTTTGTTCCATGTGCTTCTCCTTACTTTAGTAAGCACATGTATTTATCCCAACGCTCAAATCAGCCGTTACAGCGTGGTTGCAAGTCAGCACAGCGAAGATGCTAGGAACAGAATGAAACGTGCTGTAGACGCTTACAGGGCGTTTTATGTGGAAGCCTTGGTGTTACCAAAGTAAGCAGATTTTGGAGATTTCAGGCTGAAAATGTATGGAAACTAGCAATTTCATACATTACTCCAAAAAACCCAGTAATTACGGAAACTTACAGTTTTCAGCAAAAACCGGTCGTCCTTTGAAATATATGAAAATACAATAAAAGGTAACAAAAACAGGTATTTAGGTGATTTTATGAGCGACAAGGGACGACTCACAGAGGAGCAACTCAAAAAGATGCTTCTCGTAACCCATGTCGTCATTGGAGCCCCAATTACTGAGGAAAGCAAAGATGAAGCAAGCACGTGTTTTGAACGACAAGGAACTACGAACTGTTCTCAACAGCACCAAGCTGACGAGATACCAACACAGGAACAGGCTGATGGTGATGCTTAGCTACTGTGCAGGACTGCGGGCATGTGAGATTGCCAGCTTGCGAATTGGGGATGTGATGGGCAGTAATGGGGAAGCAAAGCACACTATTCTGCTTGAGCGCTGGCAAACCAAAGGCGCACAGCGTCAGCAAGCTGTTGTGAGCGAGAAGCTGAGGAAGGAAATTACCCAGTACATACGAGAGCACAGAGCCAAAGCACCTGCGGGAGCCCCACTACTAGCGAGCCAAAAAGGTGGGGCTTTCAGCAGCCAGACAATCCAGCAGGTGTTTCGCCAGCTCTATGAGCAAGTGGGCATGGATGGGGCGAGCAGCCACAGCGGGCGTCGCACCATGCTCACCAAACTAGCCGAGCGTGGGGTTCATGCCCGTGTAATTCAGCAGATTGCGCGGCACAGCAGCTTGGCGACCACTCAACGGTACATTGAGGTTTCACCCCATTTGCTGCGCAACGCCGTGGAGATGCTCTAGTCCAGCGCCACCACATCTGCTGCACTTCCATCGTAGCGAAGCAGTGCCGCACGCTCCTGCTCAGTTAAGTCTGCATGGTAGTAAGTCTCAGTAAGGTGCTTGAGGCTGGTACCGCACACCTTGCTTAGCGTCAGCGGATTAGCATTACTCTGTAATCGTTTAGTAATGCCGTAGTGCCTGGTGCTGTAGTAGGTGAGGTTACGCTCTTTCCAGCCAGTAATGTCAGCAAGCTTCATCAATTGTGCGTAGTGGTAATACAGCGCATCGCGTGTAACACGCTCACCGTTGTGAGCAGTGAATACCCAATCACCCTGCTTGGTGTTCTTGCTGAGACTGCGCAGCCTGTCAAAGTGCTTGCCCCCTCGCACCTTAATCACCCTGCTCTGCCGCACTTTGCTGGTTTCAGCCAACACGTTGATGGTGACGAGCCTCTGTTCTTCAGCTGAGTAGGTTTCCACATTACCCCACTTGAGCTGATACAGCTCACCAAAGCGCATCATTGTGTTGGCACCAATAAGGAAAAAGTGGCGTACTAGCTGGCGCGTGAACCGCTCGTCTTCACTAAGGGACTCCGCTTTAGCCGTCTTTTTTGCCGTGTAGCTAATGAGAGCACGGGTGATGCGACGATACTCGTCGTCTGTATAGGTACTGCGACGTAACGTGTCAGCATCAACGCCTCTGCGGCTGATGCTGGGAAACACGTAGTGCTGCACTGAGTGCAGTCCCTCATCGAAAGCCCATTTGCAGAGGGCATTGATGGTGGCTTGCTCATTTTTGATAGTGACGTCTTTGGCGCCCTTTTGCTGACGATACTGCTGGTAGCCCTGCAGGCTCTTGCTCTCCAAGTCGCTGAGCCTTGTGAC
This region includes:
- a CDS encoding tyrosine-type recombinase/integrase; the encoded protein is MKQARVLNDKELRTVLNSTKLTRYQHRNRLMVMLSYCAGLRACEIASLRIGDVMGSNGEAKHTILLERWQTKGAQRQQAVVSEKLRKEITQYIREHRAKAPAGAPLLASQKGGAFSSQTIQQVFRQLYEQVGMDGASSHSGRRTMLTKLAERGVHARVIQQIARHSSLATTQRYIEVSPHLLRNAVEML
- a CDS encoding tyrosine-type recombinase/integrase, encoding MMTAAARVALVVDNTRTQKQRSKRSAPTQSFLTDKHSIYGGKAEIVRTQQSGGYWHFRMWISEESKYVRKTLKTKHLDTAVERAENEFFAIKANLNSGKRIFSPTVQQAAEEYLKHRWEVDVKRGSITEGRWGTIKSQLNHFVAYCGIVGRSERSSVTRLSDLESKSLQGYQQYRQQKGAKDVTIKNEQATINALCKWAFDEGLHSVQHYVFPSISRRGVDADTLRRSTYTDDEYRRITRALISYTAKKTAKAESLSEDERFTRQLVRHFFLIGANTMMRFGELYQLKWGNVETYSAEEQRLVTINVLAETSKVRQSRVIKVRGGKHFDRLRSLSKNTKQGDWVFTAHNGERVTRDALYYHYAQLMKLADITGWKERNLTYYSTRHYGITKRLQSNANPLTLSKVCGTSLKHLTETYYHADLTEQERAALLRYDGSAADVVALD
- a CDS encoding ATPase AAA — its product is MLPANIDDVVLTHSAEERHIKRLVMGKLSFPNHAKSGLLLYGKYGTGKTTLAHLLAVLLEHLHADDSDKTSYNWCYDYRSTRVSVTPEQSAMADVTPASFTLINCGKHHSNSSTSVVQRIEDISLNSLKYGCVAGSFNHFVLDELDCWSAAAQANLKGLITDSPAWNIFYVTTNKRYDIDEGIISRCINVELNGGEPERHLRVLRQHYEHLANYTDEQLTGVVTASGGDWRELEDAACRL